The following coding sequences are from one Vicugna pacos chromosome 11, VicPac4, whole genome shotgun sequence window:
- the ATP5MK gene encoding ATP synthase membrane subunit K, mitochondrial isoform X1, with protein sequence MISAFQTEIMAGPETDAQFHFTGIKKYFNSYTLTGRMNCVLATYGSIALLVLYFKLRSKKTPAVKAT encoded by the exons actgaaatcatgGCAGGTCCAGAAACTGATGCCCAATTCCATTTCACTGGCATCAAAAAATATTTCAACTCTTACACTCTCACAGGGAGAATGAAT tgtGTTCTGGCCACGTATGGAAGCATTGCTTTGTTAGTCTTATACTTCAAGTTAAGGTCTAAAAAAACTCCAGCTGTGAAAGCAACATAA
- the ATP5MK gene encoding ATP synthase membrane subunit K, mitochondrial isoform X2 yields MAGPETDAQFHFTGIKKYFNSYTLTGRMNCVLATYGSIALLVLYFKLRSKKTPAVKAT; encoded by the exons atgGCAGGTCCAGAAACTGATGCCCAATTCCATTTCACTGGCATCAAAAAATATTTCAACTCTTACACTCTCACAGGGAGAATGAAT tgtGTTCTGGCCACGTATGGAAGCATTGCTTTGTTAGTCTTATACTTCAAGTTAAGGTCTAAAAAAACTCCAGCTGTGAAAGCAACATAA